The genomic window TCATATTAAGGACTAAAGGCATTATTTTGTTAGGTTGAGAATTTGAGGAATACCTAGAAAGCTAGGCAATAGTTTATAGTTGGACTATAAATTAATTCTACAAAATATACTTGTTGATGAAAAAAGGTCTTCGATTTAGTAAAGATGGATTTTCTCGTCTGAtggagattaaaaaaaaattatttttgaaaagaaTTAATCTaaggattatttttttaaaagaatttttattgataaaacaAAGAAGGCAAAATTACAGTTTTAACCCttaatttttacaaactttGCATTTTAACCCTTTAACTTTCATAATGGCAccctaactttcataataatacTTTGCGATTTTGACCCCTAACTTTAGCCCATTTTACAAAAGGATGACCCCCAATGATTTTGATCAAGTCAACACACATGTGACAATTGACTCACATGCCACGTTATAGCATGTCTTACCCAGTGAAAAATGACTCACATGCCACATCAGTATGGTTTGCCACATATGCTGACATGGCATGAGAGTCATTGTCCACATGACAAGACATGCTGATGTGACATGTGTCTTAAAAAAGAGTAtttggcctaactcatccttacaaaaccggctttgTAAGGATGAGATAGGCCCAAAACTCATTTTTAAGATGGTAttagagcctctccacgatctgttgggccacctgttatcaggtttccgccaTCAGGtgtccacgcaccaagcccaatagtgctgggcgtgaaggggtgtgttaagaagtcccgcatcggttgagagatggcttGACTaaatgtttataaagtagaggcaatcctcaccttaattacaagccgattttgtaaggatgagttaggcccaaaacTCATTTTTAAGAATGTGTGTCACTTGGCACATGTGAGTTGACTTGGTCatggggccaaaattgcaaatTTTTTAAAGTTAGGGGGTAAAAATACGATTTAGCCAAAAAAAGAATTCAATTATACTCTctaattttgaataataatcCATAGAAAATTCTACTTCAATTTTCAATaatcatttttaatattattctaaTTTAAGAAGTTGACTAAAAAACATTTATCTGATACtgaaaaacgaaaaaaaaattaataagtttttttttccttctcatGTTTAGCCTAGAGCACATAAAATATCAGAATGAAGTTGTTAAAAACTAAGTATTACATATATTCTAATTTATTTCACTTTACTATTTTTAACTGAAGCTGAATATTGGACTGAAGGGAAATCAACTTGGGTGGATGCAAGCAAGTGTAGTATTAATTTACTTAATTACAAGCATGCTGCAAGTGAGATTCAATTACATGATAAGTCAAATTTAGCACTTTTCTTCTTGGAAAACGATTTGCATCATGGTAAAAAATTGAACATGCTATTCACAAAAACAACTTCAAATAATAATGTAGCAAAATTCTTGCCTAAAGAGGTTGCTGATTcaataccattttcatcaaacAAAATGGAAAACATCCTTCATAAATTCTCCATCAAGAAAGGAACAAAGGAATATGAAATTGTGAAAAACACAATCAATGATTGTGAAGAAAAGGGTATTAAAGGAGAGGAAAAGCTTTGTGTAACATCATTGGAATCAATGGTTGATTTCGCTATTTCGAAACTTGGAAAAAATGTTGAAGTTGTTTCAACAGAAGTGAAAAAAGAAAGTAATGAGTTGCAACAATATGTGATAGGAAAAGGAGTCAAGAAATTGGGAGATAAGAACAAAACTATTGTGTGTCACAAAGAGAATTACCCTTATGTAGTTTTTTACTGTCATAAAACAGACACAACTAAAGTTTCTGTGCCTTTAGAAGGTGTTGATGGAAGCAGAGTTAAAGCCGTCGCTGTTTGTCACACTGATACATCACAATGGAATCCTAAACATTTGGCTTTTCAAGTTCTTAAAGTTCAACCTGGAATTGTTCCAGTTTGTCACTTCCTCCCACTAGATGATCATGTTGTTTGGGTTTCCAAGTGATTGAAACTTTGCCTAGCTATTACATATATAGTTGTAAGCTTAAATAATGTCCACAATGTATTATATGGACAATATGTTTCTTGTGCCTATTATGTTTAGGGCCATGTTATATATGTATGTTCTAAATGATACAATATATGTAATAGCTTAGAGTTGTTTACTACAATATATGTAATATGtgaaaatctatttttattctCTAGAAAAATGGATTTTTCTTTGCGAAATTCAAGAACTTTTTATTCTTGAACATAactttaaaattggaaaaacaaTCTTGAGTTGCATAAGCTCAGTTTAGGGGAGGATTTGGTTGTAATGTAGCTCAAATTGTATGCCCTTTGCCAGATTACTTGTAGTGCAAGTAATCAAGTTAATTGTTTCTTGTTTGTTAGCTAGCTATTATAAACTCATTTATTGATCATTGGCCTATATTTATGATCAGCCTTGAGTGTTAAAAATCAAGGAAATCACTTTCtatacaacaaaaataaataatattcatcATGTAAAAAGGAAGAACGTAAGACGTACATAAACAATCATGTCCATAAATTTAAAGTGATCTGAATAAATTAAGCATGAAGATCCGCTATGATACCACTTaccattaaattattaattcatTAAAAGACATGCCTAAGCTAAAGATTAAAAACTATATTCTTACTTTAGTGCGAAAACAAACATATTCTTACCTAGAATGGATAAACCATTGAGGTACAATAACTTCTCGTAGTACTCcaaaatacaaagaaaagaGACATAGATTTTGAACAGAGAGTACCAGAGAAACAGACAAGCCTTTATCGGTGTCAACAGAAAATAGGCTTTGATACCCACTCATAAAAATAGAACAGAATACCAAAACTATTACCAAAAAACAATTTCACAAGGAGAAAATAACCTTATCCAACAGTTGCTCAATATCTACCAATTTCCTAATCATTATTTATTTGAGGTATTTAGGtgaaagaataggagaaaataatcagaaaaataaaatattattgataacgATATCAATGACCTAATtacattatttacatatataataaaatagtacGACTACCTTgatatttataaccaagtgaatatatttaaatctaaactaaatcccttaaTTATAGGATCAAGAATAAACAAACCGAATtatagagatattttctcaacaaataataatataatattttcttttctaacaCCATACAACCAAATATCATTAGGGGTGGgcatggttcggttttggaagAAAATCGATCTGAATTGAACcaaactattttcaaaattcatagtaacTGAACCGAACTGAATTGTTTGTCTTtcgaaccgaaccaaaccgaactgtTAAAGTGATTcagttttatggttttaaatcaaaccataactaatttttcactaaaaataattGAACCATTAAACCAAACCGAACTGAATCAAACTGATAATCATGAACCGAACTAAACTGTTTCAGTTCAGTTTTAAAACCATTTGTTATGGTTcagttttttttggtttggttcggtctAGTTTGGCAGTTCGATTTGGTTTTTGGGTTATTTTGCCCACCCCTAAATATCATACAAAATCAACCCAAGCTTGAACATATTTGACTCCCCTAACGAGCTGAACACTGCTAGCAAAACGAACAAATCTGCAGGCAAGACCACCCAACCTTACCACCCACTCAGATCAGAGAGAAGAGACAACGTGAGTTGTGTCTGGTATTTAGCAGATCATAGTCTTTATATAATGGCTAGTTAGAATTTCCATTATTCTAAAATTTGTCAttctgacatccactcatattgagtTCATACCAATTTATTATAATAGAAATCTTATTGGTTTTTCTTACTTAATTTGATTGCTAATCAATTAAGATTGTTCATAATTGATAAAcaacaaatataattaataaaaatatttgttcacataatattgaaatataattaaataataaaatattccaacatctTGAAACAAAGAGAAATCCAAGCTGATCAGCATTTGGATATGGTAAAGAATCTCGTCCAGTTTAACCATAGATCTTGAGTTCGAATTCAATCCTAAAAATGGAGCAGTGTTATTTTTGAGGTAGAGTTTTGCCACCATTATCCGGCTCGCTTGATTAGTCTTTGTAGTTGCAGATAGATGATACTTGGTTCGtatataaaaaagagaaaattacttttttttttaaacacttGTCTGAGTTGTCCAATACGTTTTGTAAAGTGATATAGAAGTGTCAGACATTGATTTAAGGAGTCGactaaagcaaaaaaaaaaatattttaagacaCTTGTTTATATTGTCCAACATATATTGTACGAGGGTTCGACATCATCATACGCCTAATTTTAGAGATATTGGTTCatatctcataatttttttgtgtaaactTACGTGCAACTACATAGATTAATCCTTTTAAGTCTTGTGGGATCTAAATGAGTAACAAAATTTCCCTAAAAATTTGAACATTATTACATGTCCAAGTCAAATTTAAAAACACTGGTATATCTTATAGTTAGTTTGTACAATTCGGTGCGCAATTAATAATCAATAAAGTTCGTATTTAAATTGAGAGTGAACTATGAAGTATGAAATGTCACTGTTTGCTGCAAAGGAAATTATCTACAGAAATGAATAGTAAATATCTCAAGCAGGCCCTAAAAGTGTCGAGAAAATTTCTGTTTTTTTGCACACTCGGTAGCACTAATTTCTACTCTACGATCAATGAGAACAAACTATATGCGTATGAAATAAAAGTTAGTTGTAagtatcatatatataaatctacTTATTTGACTGTTTTTATTGGTCGTTAGATAAATAccacaaaattatcaaattatttgatctttaagttttttttttatttattttgtctcaaattatttttttatgtgtaaAAGTTGTCTTTAAATTTCCTTcctataaattttaattagagATTAGTCACTGTTAAAACGtccaaaattatatttcattGGAAAGAGTAATTGATGATAGAGGAGTCGAACTTTGgttttttgaatgattttttttataagaagtTCATTAAACACTTGAGTGTGATCATcaaattaaaacattaaattctACCATCAGCCATCTATTCCATCATTCATTCGGTCTTAATTATAGATGTGTATCAAACACCATTTGAAACTCACGcacaacaacaaaattataaGTTCGATCAAATGAATATGTTCAGCATAATAACATTTGACATTGTTAGTTGAGTTAAACTTTTCAAAAAtctcttttattaaaaatctttttccaaaaattaattaaatagaattaaatagattttcattttcactatataaataattttttacatataGCTTTTACAcacaaatataactaaaatataaaaaataactatatttttttataatattaaactaACGGGCTCTTTATATATAAGGCTGCATGCACCTCTGTTTCTTATTCCATCTCAACTTCTCTTGAATATTTCTTCCATAAAACTAACATTTTCTtctgtcaaagaaaaaaaaaatttcttgtttAGACTTTTAGCTTCACATACTATGGAGTTTCATCTCTTTCACATCATTACTTTTCTCATGGTGAGATTACATATCTAATaactaatattttattttttcttgtaaaaTTATTGATAACTAATGTTCATAATATATTCTCAAATGTAGTTTGTGGTAGTGGGAACAAATGCTACAATATTACCACCACAACTTTATTGGAAGTCCATCCTTCCCAACACTCCAATGCCAAAAGCCATCACTAATTTCCTACACTCTGGTCAGTATAGTATCACACTCTAATATACCATCACTAATTTTCTACAAGTTTAATTTCAACAAGAATGGGagcatataatatttattatgaCATAGTCACAACAACTATATATTAGTTAATAGCTACACTTGCATGCACCTCAACTATATTAgatgtattttcttgaaaagaaataatctaaagattattttttaaagaatttttattgataaaaaaatattttttattaaatgtgtAACATAATAAATGTGATGGATATATTTCATTGCAAATGTAATGTGATGATTATTGTAGcgtatgatattttataaataaggtcGGACGTAGAAAATATATAGTCTTTTTTGCTAAGATAAGAGAATAGCGGATATCAAAGAATtgatagaaaatattaaatttttaatactaCTCTTAAAAATTCAATTGTACTCTCTAATTCTGAATCTATAATCCACATAAAATTCAActccaattttcaattttcaattatcACTAAGTATTACACATATTCTAATTTATTTCACTTTACAATTTTTAACTGAAGCTGGATATTGGAGTGGTTGGGTGGATCCAAGCAAGTGTATTAATTTACTTAATTACAAGCATGCTGCAAGTGAGACTCAATTACATGATAAGTCAAATGTAGCAATCTTCTTCTTGGAAAATGCTTTGcattatggtaaaaaattgaACATGCAATTCACAAAAACAACTTCAAATAATAATGGATCAAAATTCTTGCCTAAAGAGGTTGCTGATTCAATACCTTTTTCATCAAACAAAATGGAAAACATCCTTCATAAATTCTCCATCAAGAAAGGATCAAAGGAATCTGAAATTGTGAAAAACACAATCAATGAATGTGAAGAAAAGGGTATTAAAGGAGAGGAAAAGCTTTGTGTTACATCATTAGAATCAATGGTTGATTTTGCTACTTCGAAACTCGGAAATAATGTTGAAGCTATTTCAACAGAAGTGGAAAAAGAAAGTAGTGAGTTGCAAAAATATGTAATAGCAAAAGGAGTTAAGAAATTGGGAGACAATAACAAAGTTGTAGTGTGTCACAAAGAGAATTATCCTTATGCAGTTTTTTACTGTCATAAAATGGATACAACTAAATTTTACTCTGTGCCTTTGGAAGGTGTTGATGGAAACAGAGTTAAAGCTGTTGCTGTTTGTCACACTGATACTTCAAAATGGAATCCTAAACATATTGCTCTTCAAGTGCTTAAAGTTGAACCTGGAACTGTTCCAGTTTGTCACTTCCTCTCACAGGATGATGTTGTTTGGTTTTCCAAGTGATTGAAATTGTGCCTATATAAAGTTGTGTGCTTGAATAATAACTACTACATATTTAGCAGCTACTATGAAGGTTAATTTTAAatcctgtaaaaaaaaaatgaagttttaaattataaaagttgCATTGTGTAAACAATGTTTAATTATGATGTATGGTTACTAATTACTATTACTAGGTTTTGTGTTTGTACACTATGTTTAATTATGAATAATGGTTACCAcaatgtattattatatatatgggCAATTGTGCCTATTATGTTTAATTAAGACTGTGTTATGTATGTTCTAAATGCAATACAATATGCAATAGTTGTTTTAATTTGATGAAATCTCATTGCAGAGGAATTCTGCAATTTTTTAGCTTTTCATTTCATTCGTAAAGCCTcgtttggatttgacttattttttaatttatgaaaatagcttatgtaaataaataaatttttttgttaactcGATCATAACTTTTCACggacaaatattatatttgtataagtcattttctcataaactaccttttTTGATGCATCtcattgaaaaacttataataatacataaaaacttatttatttacataaattattttgcataagctcaaaaataagacAATCCAAACAAGCCCTaaataagttcacactagtgaaaattatatttttataagctattttatcataaactatcttaacaaacttataataatatataaaaattacataagttgtttccataagctcaaaaataggctaatccaaacggacctAATTGTCCTTCGTTTATGACTTCCTGAGATTTGGATTTTATATGGAAAAAGTCAATTAATTTACGTAAACCATATGCTTAAATACAGTAACACTTAAAAAGTAAGTGAGGTATAGTGTCTCCCTATATTTCTTGTTTATAGTACACTCTCTCAATATCTCTACCAAGTATCAAATATAGTAATACCAATTAATGTTGGAATGTGACCGGCGGTCGTTGTGTCAATTAGTTGGTAGAGTTTAAGCTCCACCGATCAAATATGGAGTTTCATCTCTTTCACAACATTAATTTTCTCATGGTGATCATCAGATTCAGCTCCATATATATAATTcaactattttatttaatttctaaATGTCCAATAAATTTTCCATATCCTATAAGTTTTCGAAGAAGATTATTTATTAGCGGTGAAAATTTTATACAtacaaaatgatgaaaaaataatagttaattttaaggctaaattgcagttttggtcccccacgtttcctaattgtgcgattttagtCCTCCTAGTTTTAAATGAGTGATTTTAGTTCTCCACGTTTGctcccttttgcatttcttggtcccttttactattttgaccaaaaaattgatgacatggaatTTTGGTGACACGTGTCTTAATTTTATTAGACAacctacaaaaaaatatatttagcaaaaaaaatattattgttttttaattttagattaatattttaacaaaaaaaatatcacatgaCCTtccttggatttttttttttttttaaaaaaaatatattttgtgtaGGTTGTCCAATAAAATTAAGACATGTGTCACCAAAattccatgtcatcaattttttggtcaaaatagtcaaagggaccaagaaatgcaaaagggggcaaacattggggactaaaatcgctcgtttgaaactagggggactaaaatcgcacaattagaaaacgtgggggccaaaactgcaatttaacCTAATTTTAAATGAAAAGGAGAAATAGCGACTAATTTTAATAAAGGTAGTAGAGTAATGGTAGGGACTCTCCAACACCCAAGATCACAAccagcaaagaaaaaaaaaacctcatccACCCACCAACTCGGTACCAAGAAATAACTATAAGAGGGAGGAAAACTTCTGAGTAGAACAAACCAACAAGGATCTCAGGAATTCGGGTAGAACACACTTATCTCATTCTACCAGGGATTTTACCTAAAAACCTTTTCCAAGACAAGAGTTTCACCCTATCAATTAGATTTTCAGTTGTCGAAAACCCTCCGGTAAAGATCACATCATTCTAGGAGGTCTAGTTCGACCACACAACAACAAGTGAAACTATAGCTAGATGGCCCGACCCCTGTCCCATATAAAACTCTCATATAAACCAACCAACATTTAATACCCTAAGGAGAAACAAACTCTCTCCCTAACCATTTACACACAAATACaactaaaatatcaaaaataactattttttattaataatcttAGACTAACGGGATCTTTATATAAGCTGGCATGCACCATTGTTTTTCACTCCATCTCTCAACTTTCTATTGAGCATATTTCTTTCATAATATGGCCTTTCATCTCTTTCACATCATTACTTTTCTCATGGTGATGATAAGCTTCATCAACtccaatatatataatataactcaattaccactttaattaatttctatttttaaatagaTGTATTATTGGTGTTTATTTTTGcatgtaatatatattaatattgattactaatgttaataatatattttcaaataatgTAGCTTGTGGTAGTGGGAACAAATGGTGCAATATTATTACCACCTCAAGTTTATTGGAAGTCCATGCTTCCCAACACTCCAATGCCAAAAGCCATCACTAATCTCCTACACCCTGGTCAGTATCATACTCTAAATTTGATTTCTATATATACATACAGTTTTACTTCTACATGTTTAATTTCAAACACGTACTATCACTAAAAATGGGAGCAATATTTAAAATCACTAAAAATGTTTACACATGCATGCACTTCAATGATCTCCTTGATTTTATATttggcttaaatat from Trifolium pratense cultivar HEN17-A07 linkage group LG1, ARS_RC_1.1, whole genome shotgun sequence includes these protein-coding regions:
- the LOC123905451 gene encoding BURP domain protein RD22-like, producing MEFYLFHIITFLMLVVVGTNGATLPPQLYWKSMLPNTPMPKAITNLLHPAEYWTEGKSTWVDASKCSINLLNYKHAASEIQLHDKSNLALFFLENDLHHGKKLNMLFTKTTSNNNVAKFLPKEVADSIPFSSNKMENILHKFSIKKGTKEYEIVKNTINDCEEKGIKGEEKLCVTSLESMVDFAISKLGKNVEVVSTEVKKESNELQQYVIGKGVKKLGDKNKTIVCHKENYPYVVFYCHKTDTTKVSVPLEGVDGSRVKAVAVCHTDTSQWNPKHLAFQVLKVQPGIVPVCHFLPLDDHVVWVSK
- the LOC123905470 gene encoding BURP domain protein RD22-like, whose protein sequence is MEFHLFHIITFLMFVVVGTNATILPPQLYWKSILPNTPMPKAITNFLHSAGYWSGWVDPSKCINLLNYKHAASETQLHDKSNVAIFFLENALHYGKKLNMQFTKTTSNNNGSKFLPKEVADSIPFSSNKMENILHKFSIKKGSKESEIVKNTINECEEKGIKGEEKLCVTSLESMVDFATSKLGNNVEAISTEVEKESSELQKYVIAKGVKKLGDNNKVVVCHKENYPYAVFYCHKMDTTKFYSVPLEGVDGNRVKAVAVCHTDTSKWNPKHIALQVLKVEPGTVPVCHFLSQDDVVWFSK